One Oxyura jamaicensis isolate SHBP4307 breed ruddy duck unplaced genomic scaffold, BPBGC_Ojam_1.0 oxyUn_random_OJ67158, whole genome shotgun sequence genomic window carries:
- the LOC118159103 gene encoding olfactory receptor 14C36-like — MAYDRYVAICKPLHYGSLLGSRACAQMAAAAWGSGFLNAVLHTANTFSLPLCQGNAVDQFFCEIPQILKLSCSHVYVREAGLVVFGLSFTSGCFVFIVVSYVQIFKVVLRMPSEQGRHKAFSTCLPHLAVVFLLVSTGTFSYLKPPSISSPSMDLLVSFLYSVVPPAVNPLIYSMRNQELKNALRKLFAYMLLKHR, encoded by the coding sequence ATGGCCTAtgaccgctacgttgccatctgcaagcccctgcactacgggagcctcctgggcagcagagcttgtgcccagatggcagcagctgcctggggcagtggctttctcaatgctgtcctgcacacagccaatacattttccctgcccctctgccaaggcaatgctgtggaccagttcttctgtgaaattccccaGATCCTTAAGCTCTCTTGTTCACATGTCTACGTCAGGGAAGCTGGACTAGTCGTCTTTGGTCTTTCTTTCACAtctgggtgttttgttttcattgtggtgTCCTATGTGCAAATCTTCAAGGtcgtgctgaggatgccctctgagcagggccggcacaaagccttttccacgtgcctccctcacctggccgtggtctTCCTCTTGGTGAGCACTGGCACGTTTTCCTACCTGAAGCCACCCTCTATCTCCTCGCCATCCATGGACCTGCTGGTGTCATTTCTGTactcggtggtgcctccagcagtgaaccccctcatctatagcatgaggaaccaggaacTGAAGAATGCACTAAGGAAATTATTTGCTTATATGCTTCTTAAGCATCG